One window of the Populus nigra chromosome 4, ddPopNigr1.1, whole genome shotgun sequence genome contains the following:
- the LOC133690682 gene encoding L10-interacting MYB domain-containing protein-like, giving the protein MDGSDTHDKASWSKAMLHTFCNICITAIERGMRPNTHFDKAGWKFVVQSFKDQTGLSLSKSQLKNKWDGIKKDWRVWKKLITETGVGWSTELGTISATDEWWQSKIQEMRGAKKFRHVGIEPSLCAKYDIMFTNIVATGQYAWTPSQGLLSDEDNVTAGMRNTTNEDTNMEEGSGDSEEDAIPDFTRDVSNMVGGSNVAHSCSNLSSSKRKGAHQTTPQSRKKKRGTGMGAVLVARMDKLVETVSMPRGITAPCRDKKGCSIEEVMEELHSIDGVTFGSALHTFATKFFCARSKREMWAAMGCIDRKVSWLKIMFDQHRQT; this is encoded by the exons ATGGATGGGTCTGACACACATGATAAAGCTTCTTGGAGCAAGGCAATGTTGCATACGTTTTGCAACATTTGCATTACAGCTATTGAGAGAGGCATGAGACCAAACACACATTTTGACAAAGCTGGCTGGAAATTTGTCGTGCAGTCATTCAAAGATCAAACAGGCCTTTCCTTATCAAAATCTCAGCTTAAAAACAAATGGGATGGGATTAAAAAGGACTGGAGGgtatggaaaaaattaataactgaAACTGGAGTTGGTTGGTCTACTGAACTTGGGACCATCTCAGCAACTGATGAATGGTGGCAATCAAAAATTCAG GAAATGAGAGGAGCAAAGAAGTTTAGGCATGTCGGCATAGAGCCCTCGTTGTGTGCCAAGTACGATATCATGTTTACTAACATAGTGGCCACGGGACAATATGCTTGGACTCCCTCACAAGGACTCTTATCAGATGAAGATAATGTGACTGCTGGAATGAGGAATACAACCAATGAGGATACTAATATGGAAGAAGGAAGTGGCGACTCTGAAGAGGATGCAATCCCTGATTTCACACGTGATGTTAGCAATATGGTTGGTGGAAGCAATGTCGCACACAGTTGCAGCAACCTCAGCAGTTCAAAGAGAAAGGGTGCACATCAGACTACACCTCAATcgcgaaaaaagaaaaggggaactGGAATGGGAGCAGTACTAGTTGCACGTATGGATAAACTTGTTGAGACTGTCTCCATGCCTAGAGGGATCACAGCTCCTTGTAGAGATAAAAAAGGTTGTAGCATTGAAGAGGTAATGGAAGAACTGCACTCTATTGATGGAGTTACCTTTGGTAGTGCATTGCATACCTTTGCAACTAAATTCTTCTGTGCGAGGAGCAAGAGGGAGATGTGGGCTGCAATGGGTTGTATTGATAGAAAAGTATCATGGCTGAAAATAATGTTTGACCAACACAGACAAACTTAG
- the LOC133692530 gene encoding uncharacterized protein LOC133692530 isoform X2, with translation MWRGRELPQAIHSETSRMPELVCHRDQISSRSGFRARDASPDSVIFTLESNFSLFSSTSASVDRCSFASDAYDHEYLASEISLCAMQHLAAHDQQESYWSGPDPNKLTVGNNNKQHTNTHTRPSRKAEKAKVQKEEDDNNLLDSARSSFSLALKECQESRSRSDAITKKPDRRRPASLDLNNVVTSPSPRLGNMKKSIVYSSRKSGTFPSPGTPKYHSSAGMQKGWSSERVPLPNNSNRRQVMNATAAAVSPFNNNTNNNNNGRTLPSKWEDAERWIFSPVSGDGFVRSSIQPAQRRPKSKSGPLGPPGVAYYSLYSPAIQVFDGRNMGNFIAGSPFSASVIAADGLAVKSNGSHGVAFPMRTEPCMARSVSVHGCSEMLAQSSLPSQDEKFDGVKDAATDISRAVSRRDMATQMSPEGSNHSSPTRQPSFSVSTPSSLPIVELLGFNPSKSEVRDVQVDERVTVTRWSKKHRARNHGKSSEIVDDWRKEAADALSSGLDVSEAGESISKVKREEAKITAWENLQKANAEAEIRKLEMKLEKKRSSSMDRIMNKLRSAQKRAQEMRSSVLANQAHQVSTNSRRALSFRRTCQKGSLSGCFTCHAF, from the exons ATGTGGAGAGGCAGAGAGTTGCCACAAGCAATACATAGCGAAACTTCCAGAATGCCGGAGCTGGTGTGCCACCGCGACCAGATTTCGTCGAGATCAGGATTCAGAGCTCGGGATGCAAGTCCTGACTCAGTAATTTTCACTTTAGAATCCAACTTCAGTCTCTTCTCTTCTACTTCTGCTAGCGTCGATCGCTGCTCTTTTGCTTCCGATGCTTATGATCATGAATATCTCGCCTCTGAAATCTCTCTG tgtgCAATGCAGCATTTGGCTGCACATGATCAACAAGAGAGCTATTGGAGTGGTCCAGATCCAAACAAACTGACAGTAGGGAATAACAACAAGCAGCACACTAACACTCACACTCGTCCCTCCAGAAAAGCAGAAAAAGCGAAAG ttcaaaaagaagaagacgatAATAATCTCCTAGATTCAGCAAGAAGCTCCTTCTCTCTCGCTCTCAAAG aGTGTCAGGAGAGCAGATCCAGATCTGATGCAATTACAAAGAAACCGGATAGGCGGAGACCTGCATCACTAGATCTTAATAATGTCGTTACATCTCCTTCGCCGCGATTGGGTAACATGAAAAAGAGTATAGTTTATTCATCTCGAAAATCCGGAACATTTCCTAGTCCTGGAACTCCAAAATATCATTCTAGTGCTGGGATGCAGAAAGGTTGGAGTTCAGAGCGAGTACCATTGCCAAATAATAGTAATAGGCGCCAAGTCATGAATGCTACTGCGGCTGCTGTTTCcccttttaataataatactaataataataacaacggGAGAACATTGCCGTCCAAATGGGAGGATGCCGAGAGGTGGATATTTAGTCCTGTTTCGGGAGATGGGTTTGTTAGGAGTTCGATTCAGCCTGCTCAGAGGAGGCCTAAGTCAAAGAGCGGACCACTTGGACCACCGGGGGTTGCGTATTATTCCTTGTATTCGCCTGCGATTCAGGTGTTTGATGGCAGGAATATGGGGAATTTCATTGCTGGTTCTCCGTTTTCCGCCAGTGTTATAGCTGCCGATGGGTTGGCTGTTAAATCAAACGGGAGCCATGGTGTTGCATTTCCTATGCGGACAGAGCCTTGCATGGCTCGTTCGGTTAGCGTGCATGGTTGCTCTGAGATGCTAGCTCAGTCTTCTTTGCCATCCCAAG ATGAAAAATTTGATGGTGTCAAGGATGCAGCAACTGATATATCTCGCGCTGTTTCAAGAAGGGACATGGCCACCCAAATGAGCCCTGAAGGTAGCAATCATTCATCTCCCACCAGGCAGCCATCATTCTCCGTCTCCACTCCCTCTTCCCTACCTATTGTGGAACTGCTGGGTTTCAATCCCTCTAAATCTGAGGTCAGGGATGTACAGGTGGATGAAAGGGTTACGGTCACAAGGTGGTCTAAGAAACACAGAGCCCGCAACCATGGAAAAAGTTCAGAAATTGTTGATGACTGGAGAAAGGAAGCTGCTGATGCTCTGTCATCAGGTTTGGATGTTTCAGAGGCTGGAGAGAGCATTTCAAA ggtcAAAAGAGAGGAAGCCAAAATCACAGCATGGGAGAACCTGCAGAAGGCAAATGCTGAGGCAGAAATAAGGAAACTTGAG ATGAAACTTGAGAAAAAGAGATCATCGTCTATGGATAGAATTATGAATAAACTGAGATCAGCTCAAAAGAGAGCCCAAGAAATGAGGAGCTCGGTACTAGCAAACCAGGCACATCAAGTTTCCACAAACTCTCGTAGAGCTCTATCGTTCCGTAGAACCTGTCAAAAGGGTTCCCTGAGTGGTTGTTTCACGTGCCATGCTTTCTAA
- the LOC133692530 gene encoding uncharacterized protein LOC133692530 isoform X1, translating to MWRGRELPQAIHSETSRMPELVCHRDQISSRSGFRARDASPDSVIFTLESNFSLFSSTSASVDRCSFASDAYDHEYLASEISLCAMQHLAAHDQQESYWSGPDPNKLTVGNNNKQHTNTHTRPSRKAEKAKAVQKEEDDNNLLDSARSSFSLALKECQESRSRSDAITKKPDRRRPASLDLNNVVTSPSPRLGNMKKSIVYSSRKSGTFPSPGTPKYHSSAGMQKGWSSERVPLPNNSNRRQVMNATAAAVSPFNNNTNNNNNGRTLPSKWEDAERWIFSPVSGDGFVRSSIQPAQRRPKSKSGPLGPPGVAYYSLYSPAIQVFDGRNMGNFIAGSPFSASVIAADGLAVKSNGSHGVAFPMRTEPCMARSVSVHGCSEMLAQSSLPSQDEKFDGVKDAATDISRAVSRRDMATQMSPEGSNHSSPTRQPSFSVSTPSSLPIVELLGFNPSKSEVRDVQVDERVTVTRWSKKHRARNHGKSSEIVDDWRKEAADALSSGLDVSEAGESISKVKREEAKITAWENLQKANAEAEIRKLEMKLEKKRSSSMDRIMNKLRSAQKRAQEMRSSVLANQAHQVSTNSRRALSFRRTCQKGSLSGCFTCHAF from the exons ATGTGGAGAGGCAGAGAGTTGCCACAAGCAATACATAGCGAAACTTCCAGAATGCCGGAGCTGGTGTGCCACCGCGACCAGATTTCGTCGAGATCAGGATTCAGAGCTCGGGATGCAAGTCCTGACTCAGTAATTTTCACTTTAGAATCCAACTTCAGTCTCTTCTCTTCTACTTCTGCTAGCGTCGATCGCTGCTCTTTTGCTTCCGATGCTTATGATCATGAATATCTCGCCTCTGAAATCTCTCTG tgtgCAATGCAGCATTTGGCTGCACATGATCAACAAGAGAGCTATTGGAGTGGTCCAGATCCAAACAAACTGACAGTAGGGAATAACAACAAGCAGCACACTAACACTCACACTCGTCCCTCCAGAAAAGCAGAAAAAGCGAAAG cagttcaaaaagaagaagacgatAATAATCTCCTAGATTCAGCAAGAAGCTCCTTCTCTCTCGCTCTCAAAG aGTGTCAGGAGAGCAGATCCAGATCTGATGCAATTACAAAGAAACCGGATAGGCGGAGACCTGCATCACTAGATCTTAATAATGTCGTTACATCTCCTTCGCCGCGATTGGGTAACATGAAAAAGAGTATAGTTTATTCATCTCGAAAATCCGGAACATTTCCTAGTCCTGGAACTCCAAAATATCATTCTAGTGCTGGGATGCAGAAAGGTTGGAGTTCAGAGCGAGTACCATTGCCAAATAATAGTAATAGGCGCCAAGTCATGAATGCTACTGCGGCTGCTGTTTCcccttttaataataatactaataataataacaacggGAGAACATTGCCGTCCAAATGGGAGGATGCCGAGAGGTGGATATTTAGTCCTGTTTCGGGAGATGGGTTTGTTAGGAGTTCGATTCAGCCTGCTCAGAGGAGGCCTAAGTCAAAGAGCGGACCACTTGGACCACCGGGGGTTGCGTATTATTCCTTGTATTCGCCTGCGATTCAGGTGTTTGATGGCAGGAATATGGGGAATTTCATTGCTGGTTCTCCGTTTTCCGCCAGTGTTATAGCTGCCGATGGGTTGGCTGTTAAATCAAACGGGAGCCATGGTGTTGCATTTCCTATGCGGACAGAGCCTTGCATGGCTCGTTCGGTTAGCGTGCATGGTTGCTCTGAGATGCTAGCTCAGTCTTCTTTGCCATCCCAAG ATGAAAAATTTGATGGTGTCAAGGATGCAGCAACTGATATATCTCGCGCTGTTTCAAGAAGGGACATGGCCACCCAAATGAGCCCTGAAGGTAGCAATCATTCATCTCCCACCAGGCAGCCATCATTCTCCGTCTCCACTCCCTCTTCCCTACCTATTGTGGAACTGCTGGGTTTCAATCCCTCTAAATCTGAGGTCAGGGATGTACAGGTGGATGAAAGGGTTACGGTCACAAGGTGGTCTAAGAAACACAGAGCCCGCAACCATGGAAAAAGTTCAGAAATTGTTGATGACTGGAGAAAGGAAGCTGCTGATGCTCTGTCATCAGGTTTGGATGTTTCAGAGGCTGGAGAGAGCATTTCAAA ggtcAAAAGAGAGGAAGCCAAAATCACAGCATGGGAGAACCTGCAGAAGGCAAATGCTGAGGCAGAAATAAGGAAACTTGAG ATGAAACTTGAGAAAAAGAGATCATCGTCTATGGATAGAATTATGAATAAACTGAGATCAGCTCAAAAGAGAGCCCAAGAAATGAGGAGCTCGGTACTAGCAAACCAGGCACATCAAGTTTCCACAAACTCTCGTAGAGCTCTATCGTTCCGTAGAACCTGTCAAAAGGGTTCCCTGAGTGGTTGTTTCACGTGCCATGCTTTCTAA
- the LOC133692055 gene encoding bZIP transcription factor TRAB1-like — translation MGTNFNFKNFPNDPSDAVGCRPPGNSPLTRQSSIYSLTFDELQNTMGGSLGKDFGSMNMDELLKNIWSAEETQTMATATSTGVEEGSGLQRQGSLTLPRTLSQRTVDEVWKDMSKEYVINGTSAGAANNVPQRQPTLGEVTLEEFLLRAGVAREDVQVAPKVNTNGGFFGDLSRSANNSLAIDFQQNRGVGLNNDNTNQISLQSSNLPLNANGVRSNQAQVQQQQQQQIFPKQPNMGYVTQPNNDNTNQISLQSSNLPLNVNGVRSNQAQVQQQQQIFPKQPNMGYVTQMPLQSGPGIRGGMLGIGDKGIDSGLMQGGGMGVVGLGGIATGSPANQLSSDGIGKSNGDTSSVSPVPYVFRESVRGRRPGGPVEKVVERRQRRMIKNRESAARSRARKQAYTMELEAEVAKLKEENEELRKKQAEMMEIQKNQVTEMMNLQQGGKKQCLRRTQTGPW, via the exons ATGGGGACGAATTTCAACTTCAAGAACTTCCCAAATGACCCGTCAGATGCCGTTGGTTGCCGGCCACCGGGGAATTCTCCGCTGACCAGACAGTCATCGATCTATTCGTTAACTTTTGACGAACTTCAAAACACAATGGGAGGATCATTAGGCAAGGACTTTGGGTCAATGAACATGGATGAGCTGTTGAAGAATATATGGAGTGCAGAGGAGACACAGACCATGGCAACAGCCACCTCTACTGGGGTCGAAGAGGGTAGTGGTCTCCAGCGTCAGGGCTCGCTGACGCTGCCGCGGACGCTGAGTCAGAGGACGGTGGATGAGGTCTGGAAAGACATGTCAAAggaatatgttattaatgggaCTAGTGCTGGAGCTGCTAATAATGTGCCCCAGAGGCAGCCCACTTTAGGAGAGGTGACTTTGGAGGAGTTTTTGTTGAGAGCTGGGGTGGCGAGAGAGGATGTTCAAGTGGCTCCAAAGGTTAATACTAATGGTGGATTTTTTGGTGATTTATCACGGTCGGCCAATAATAGTTTAGCGATTGATTTTCAGCAGAATAGGGGTGTAGGATTGAATAACGATAATACTAATCAGATCTCTTTGCAATCGTCTAATTTGCCTTTGAATGCTAACGGGGTTAGATCAAATCAGGCACaggtgcagcagcagcagcagcagcaaataTTTCCTAAGCAGCCTAATATGGGATATGTGACGCAGCCTAATAACGATAATACTAATCAGATATCTTTGCAATCGTCTAATTTGCCTTTGAATGTTAATGGGGTTAGATCAAATCAGGCACaggtgcagcagcagcagcaaataTTTCCCAAGCAGCCTAATATGGGATATGTGACGCAGATGCCTTTACAGAGTGGTCCTGGAATTAGAGGTGGAATGTTGGGGATTGGAGATAAAGGAATCGATAGCGGTTTGATGCAGGGTGGAGGGATGGGAGTGGTTGGATTGGGAGGTATTGCAACGGGGTCACCTGCGAACCAGCTGTCATCAGATGGGATTGGGAAGAGTAATGGGGATACATCTTCTGTATCTCCAGTGCCTTATGTATTCAGAGAAAGTGTAAGGGGAAGGAGACCGGGTGGTCCTGTTGAGAAGGTGGTTGAGAGGAGGCAAAGGAGAATGATTAAGAACAGAGAGTCAGCTGCAAGGTCTCGTGCTCGCAAGCAG GCTTATACCATGGAATTGGAAGCAGAAGTGGCAAAGTTAAAAGAGGAAAACGAAGAATTGCGGAAGAAACAG GCGGAAATGATGGAAATACAGAAAAATCAG GTCACGGAGATGATGAATTTGCAGCAGGGTGGTAAGAAACAGTGCTTGAGACGAACTCAGACAGGTCCATGGTGA
- the LOC133690684 gene encoding uncharacterized protein LOC133690684, translating into MDSHWFSTLFDGDYDDIMNNVADYVNYGNSSVNDGDCSDNNSSDTDDDDDDDSNEEALGASNREVQERFQHSGETISRYFNEVLRSVCSLATDLIQPADPEFVNTPREIVNNPRYMPHFKNCVGAIDGTHVHACVSFENQIPFIGRKGVPTQNVMVAYSFDMQFTFVWAGWEGSAHDTRIFLEAIDNPRIKFPKPPEGKYYLVDSGYPNKYGFLGPYRGHRYHLQEFRRRGQPQTREEIFNRMHSSIRCVIERTFRVWKKRWRILQNMPSFNYKTQVRIVVASMAIHNYIRRTSMQDVAFMEFDRHPDFVPDDFLTDVAPHSQSQGHQRPSRMDYVRDGIAASLMTEL; encoded by the exons ATGGATTCGCACTGGTTTTCAACACTTTTTGACGGGGATTATGATGACATAATGAATAACGTTGCCGATTACGTTAATTATGGTAATTCTTCTGTAAATGATGGAGATTGCAGTGATAATAACAGTTCTGATactgacgacgacgacgacgatgaTTCAAAtgaagaag CTTTAGGTGCTTCCAACAGGGAAGTTCAGGAGAGATTCCAGCATTCAGGAGAAACAATTAGCAGGTACTTTAATGAAGTTCTTAGATCAGTTTGTTCGCTCGCTACAGATTTAATTCAACCTGCAGATCCTGAGTTCGTAAACACACCGAGGGAAATTGTGAACAATCCGAGGTATATGCCACATTTCAAG AATTGTGTAGGAGCTATCGACGGTACACATGTGCATGCATGtgtttcttttgaaaatcaaattccaTTTATCGGCCGAAAAGGTGTGCCGACCCAGAATGTTATGGTTGCATATAGCTTTGACATGCAATTCACATTTGTTTGGGCGGGTTGGGAAGGTAGTGCACATGATACACGAATTTTTCTCGAGGCAATTGACAATCCACGTATAAAATTTCCTAAGCCACCAGAAG GGAAATACTACTTGGTTGATTCAGGATATCCTAATAAATATGGATTTTTAGGTCCATATAGAGGTCACAGATATCATTTGCAAGAATTTAGGAGGCGAGGACAACCACAAACTCGTGAAGAAATTTTCAACCGTATGCACTCTTCAATACGTTGTGTGATAGAACGAACATTTAGAGTTTGGAAAAAAAGATGGCGAATCCTACAGAATATGCCATCCTTTAATTACAAGACACAAGTTAGAATTGTTGTCGCATCCATGGCAATTCATAATTACATTAGAAGAACTTCAATGCAAGATGTGGCATTTATGGAGTTCGATCGCCATCCTGATTTTGTGCCCGATGATTTTCTAACTGATGTGGCTCCACACTCACAAAGCCAAGGACACCAAAGGCCTTCGCGAATGGATTACGTACGTGATGGGATTGCTGCAAGTTTAATGacagaattataa
- the LOC133692530 gene encoding uncharacterized protein LOC133692530 isoform X3 encodes MWRGRELPQAIHSETSRMPELVCHRDQISSRSGFRARDASPDSVIFTLESNFSLFSSTSASVDRCSFASDAYDHEYLASEISLHLAAHDQQESYWSGPDPNKLTVGNNNKQHTNTHTRPSRKAEKAKAVQKEEDDNNLLDSARSSFSLALKECQESRSRSDAITKKPDRRRPASLDLNNVVTSPSPRLGNMKKSIVYSSRKSGTFPSPGTPKYHSSAGMQKGWSSERVPLPNNSNRRQVMNATAAAVSPFNNNTNNNNNGRTLPSKWEDAERWIFSPVSGDGFVRSSIQPAQRRPKSKSGPLGPPGVAYYSLYSPAIQVFDGRNMGNFIAGSPFSASVIAADGLAVKSNGSHGVAFPMRTEPCMARSVSVHGCSEMLAQSSLPSQDEKFDGVKDAATDISRAVSRRDMATQMSPEGSNHSSPTRQPSFSVSTPSSLPIVELLGFNPSKSEVRDVQVDERVTVTRWSKKHRARNHGKSSEIVDDWRKEAADALSSGLDVSEAGESISKVKREEAKITAWENLQKANAEAEIRKLEMKLEKKRSSSMDRIMNKLRSAQKRAQEMRSSVLANQAHQVSTNSRRALSFRRTCQKGSLSGCFTCHAF; translated from the exons ATGTGGAGAGGCAGAGAGTTGCCACAAGCAATACATAGCGAAACTTCCAGAATGCCGGAGCTGGTGTGCCACCGCGACCAGATTTCGTCGAGATCAGGATTCAGAGCTCGGGATGCAAGTCCTGACTCAGTAATTTTCACTTTAGAATCCAACTTCAGTCTCTTCTCTTCTACTTCTGCTAGCGTCGATCGCTGCTCTTTTGCTTCCGATGCTTATGATCATGAATATCTCGCCTCTGAAATCTCTCTG CATTTGGCTGCACATGATCAACAAGAGAGCTATTGGAGTGGTCCAGATCCAAACAAACTGACAGTAGGGAATAACAACAAGCAGCACACTAACACTCACACTCGTCCCTCCAGAAAAGCAGAAAAAGCGAAAG cagttcaaaaagaagaagacgatAATAATCTCCTAGATTCAGCAAGAAGCTCCTTCTCTCTCGCTCTCAAAG aGTGTCAGGAGAGCAGATCCAGATCTGATGCAATTACAAAGAAACCGGATAGGCGGAGACCTGCATCACTAGATCTTAATAATGTCGTTACATCTCCTTCGCCGCGATTGGGTAACATGAAAAAGAGTATAGTTTATTCATCTCGAAAATCCGGAACATTTCCTAGTCCTGGAACTCCAAAATATCATTCTAGTGCTGGGATGCAGAAAGGTTGGAGTTCAGAGCGAGTACCATTGCCAAATAATAGTAATAGGCGCCAAGTCATGAATGCTACTGCGGCTGCTGTTTCcccttttaataataatactaataataataacaacggGAGAACATTGCCGTCCAAATGGGAGGATGCCGAGAGGTGGATATTTAGTCCTGTTTCGGGAGATGGGTTTGTTAGGAGTTCGATTCAGCCTGCTCAGAGGAGGCCTAAGTCAAAGAGCGGACCACTTGGACCACCGGGGGTTGCGTATTATTCCTTGTATTCGCCTGCGATTCAGGTGTTTGATGGCAGGAATATGGGGAATTTCATTGCTGGTTCTCCGTTTTCCGCCAGTGTTATAGCTGCCGATGGGTTGGCTGTTAAATCAAACGGGAGCCATGGTGTTGCATTTCCTATGCGGACAGAGCCTTGCATGGCTCGTTCGGTTAGCGTGCATGGTTGCTCTGAGATGCTAGCTCAGTCTTCTTTGCCATCCCAAG ATGAAAAATTTGATGGTGTCAAGGATGCAGCAACTGATATATCTCGCGCTGTTTCAAGAAGGGACATGGCCACCCAAATGAGCCCTGAAGGTAGCAATCATTCATCTCCCACCAGGCAGCCATCATTCTCCGTCTCCACTCCCTCTTCCCTACCTATTGTGGAACTGCTGGGTTTCAATCCCTCTAAATCTGAGGTCAGGGATGTACAGGTGGATGAAAGGGTTACGGTCACAAGGTGGTCTAAGAAACACAGAGCCCGCAACCATGGAAAAAGTTCAGAAATTGTTGATGACTGGAGAAAGGAAGCTGCTGATGCTCTGTCATCAGGTTTGGATGTTTCAGAGGCTGGAGAGAGCATTTCAAA ggtcAAAAGAGAGGAAGCCAAAATCACAGCATGGGAGAACCTGCAGAAGGCAAATGCTGAGGCAGAAATAAGGAAACTTGAG ATGAAACTTGAGAAAAAGAGATCATCGTCTATGGATAGAATTATGAATAAACTGAGATCAGCTCAAAAGAGAGCCCAAGAAATGAGGAGCTCGGTACTAGCAAACCAGGCACATCAAGTTTCCACAAACTCTCGTAGAGCTCTATCGTTCCGTAGAACCTGTCAAAAGGGTTCCCTGAGTGGTTGTTTCACGTGCCATGCTTTCTAA